CTCCGCTTCGATCTCTTTGGCTTTCTCGAAAAGCTCGCGCAAACGCGCGTACAGAGGGAGCAATTCACCCTCTTCCGCGTTCGGCAAAACGCTCATCAGCCCCTTGACCTTCAAATGCGGCATCTTTTCGATCTCGGATAACAAAGGAAAAAGCTCCTCTTCCGACACGCCGCCTTTACTCTCTTCGTTTCCGACGTTGACTTCGATCAAAACGTTCATCACCTTACCGATCTTCGCGGCGCGCTTCTCGATCTCTTCCGCCAAGCGAAGAGAATCGACCGATTGGATCAAGTCGACCTTATCGACGATATATTTTACTTTATTCGTCTGCAAACGGCCGATAAACTGCCAAACGAGACCCTCTTTCTCGAAATACTTCGAAAGAAGTTCCTGAACTTTGTTTTCGCCGTAAACGACGCCGGGGCGCGCTTCGGCAAGCGCTTTCAAAACGCTTTGATCCACCGTCTTGGACGCGAGAACCAGCGCGGCTTTCCCCGAGGAACGCGCTCGAACGTCCGAGAGGACTTTATCATAATTTTCAATAACTTGCGAGATTTCTTCCATAAAATAAAGTATAGCATTTTACCTATCTTTTGTAAAGCGTAAAAAAAGGCTCGCCCCTTTCGGATCGAGCCGCCGCCGTATTTTATTAATTTGCCTGTCGGACTTCGGTCTCCGAGGAAAGCGCGATCACCCGACTGATCGAGACTTCGTAGGCGGTTTTCGTCCGATACGACCCGTCCTCCTGCAACTTTTGATATTCCCTGCTTTGGATCCTTCCGAGGACGGAGATCCTCTCTCCGACGCCGAGCCCGTTTACGAACCTGGCGTTTCTTCCCCAAGCGATGCAAGGGATGTAATCGGATTTATTATAGGCGCGATTCACGGCGAGAAGCAGATCGCAGATCTCTCGTTTGAAGGGCGTCGTCCGATACAAAGGCGGCTTACAGATATATCCTTCGAGTTCGATCGAATTCGGATTCGTCTCCTCGTCGAATTCGACGATATCGCGGACGAAAACCGTCAGCATCAATCGACTGCGTTCTTCGTCGAGTTTGTTATAGCTTCTGAACTGCCCGACGACGGTCAGGACCGACCCGATCGACGCGTCGTAACGGGATAGCAAGCGTTCGGAAACGGTGATCGGCAAAAGATCCGTTTGAGACGACAGGCGCGGGACTTCGAGTTTGAGTTCGTAAAACCCTTCGCCGAAAACCTCGTGGCTGAATCTCGCTTCCTCTGCGACCTTTCCCGTCAAAGTAACTCGATTGTTGTTCATTTCTTCGTAATTCATAATGCCTCCTATTTGTTTAAGTGTTGGACGCCTTGCGCGTCGATAAAGTAATCGGTCGAATACAGTAGCTCGCTCATCGTGACGAAGGTAAAGCCGCGGCTTACAAGATCGTCGAGGACGGTCGGGAGCGCGTCGAGGATATGATCGCTGTTGTTATGGCAAAGGATGATCGAACCGTTTTTCACTTTGGAAGTGATCCTTTGCGCGATCTCCTTCCCCGATATCCCTTTCCAGTCCAAGCTGTCCACGTCCCATTGAACGGGGATCATCCCGATGCTTTCCACATAGGAGATCAATCGGTCGTCATACTCCCCGAACGGTGCGCGGAACACCCGAGGGGTTATGCCCGTTATCGTTCGGACGGCGGAATTAACAAAGTCGACTTCCGCTTTGAGCTTATCGGGAGAAAGCGCGGATATATGAAGATGCGATCTCGAATGATTTCCGATCTCCATTCCGTGATCCGCGATATAGGCGACTTCTTCTTTATACGCGTCCACCCAAAAGCCGACGAGAAAGAAGGTCGCTTTCAAA
Above is a genomic segment from Clostridia bacterium containing:
- a CDS encoding YggS family pyridoxal phosphate-dependent enzyme, with the protein product MEEISQVIENYDKVLSDVRARSSGKAALVLASKTVDQSVLKALAEARPGVVYGENKVQELLSKYFEKEGLVWQFIGRLQTNKVKYIVDKVDLIQSVDSLRLAEEIEKRAAKIGKVMNVLIEVNVGNEESKGGVSEEELFPLLSEIEKMPHLKVKGLMSVLPNAEEGELLPLYARLRELFEKAKEIEAENFDVTILSAGMSGDYPIALANGSNMVRVGSAVFGARFYAK
- a CDS encoding single-stranded DNA-binding protein, translating into MNYEEMNNNRVTLTGKVAEEARFSHEVFGEGFYELKLEVPRLSSQTDLLPITVSERLLSRYDASIGSVLTVVGQFRSYNKLDEERSRLMLTVFVRDIVEFDEETNPNSIELEGYICKPPLYRTTPFKREICDLLLAVNRAYNKSDYIPCIAWGRNARFVNGLGVGERISVLGRIQSREYQKLQEDGSYRTKTAYEVSISRVIALSSETEVRQAN
- a CDS encoding polysaccharide deacetylase family protein; the protein is MFFVVKKKNLIQAFLLLIVFATCAVCLNFVNVNETVFAHSDKKLPVYRVDVGEEKKIAISFDAAWGADKTRRIVDLLTERNLKATFFLVGFWVDAYKEEVAYIADHGMEIGNHSRSHLHISALSPDKLKAEVDFVNSAVRTITGITPRVFRAPFGEYDDRLISYVESIGMIPVQWDVDSLDWKGISGKEIAQRITSKVKNGSIILCHNNSDHILDALPTVLDDLVSRGFTFVTMSELLYSTDYFIDAQGVQHLNK